Proteins encoded by one window of Cloeon dipterum chromosome 2, ieCloDipt1.1, whole genome shotgun sequence:
- the LOC135937368 gene encoding cullin-1-like, with protein sequence MSVDEEKLLFQMWALAEPTVNNILLQKTPVTPSAWIETYHRIYSMCVSEPWCVGESLFKRIEICLKSQISKIHQDLKKKSDLADYLKAFNNAWKQYSKACELLNNLFQPLNNHAKIYANESNCAQREDIKHLGFNMWKNAFYETKLINQIVDLMLEGFKDPRRGFLSDEKQKIMIEVLKSFKDLDKIIPSEQLVHEEATTLLLEGLKNSYTPLFVEFSKEIDSFVEYLDKAISFWKNEEKLCSLLFDSGSVEKLKASFADNLIEQKEDRMLSECQLFVEERRYKDFACIHAKIEQFYQKPNTRLVPIFHKFFKKMAFENLSREKKEEEALEEMCKMYMKHRKELVEKDLGDHPLFVTALEEALKDVANQIKSDPNESAKRLVNFCVSVLLSKEPEEEELDVKLDFTRVLYQNLENKDVFENYYLLHLSKRLLTGTSRTIELEEKILSRFDVRDYYH encoded by the exons ATGTCCGTGGACGAAGAAAAACTTCTCTTCCAGATGTGGGCTCTGGCGGAGCCGACCGTAAACAACATTTTACTGCAGAAGACGCCGGTGACCCCATCTGCGTGGATCGAAACTTATCA ccgAATTTATTCTATGTGCGTGAGCGAGCCGTGGTGCGTTGGCGAGTCTTTGTTCAAGCGCATTgagatttgtttaaaaagccaGATTTCGAAAATTCACCAAGATCTGAAGAAGAAGTCAGACTTGGCGGATTATTTGAAGGCTTTTAACAACGCCTGGAAGCAGTACAGCAAGGCGTGCGAGCTACTCAACAACCTTTTCCA GCCATTGAATAACCATGCtaaaatatatgcaaatgAATCGAATTGCGCCCAGCGAGAAGATATCAAACATCTGg GCTTCAATATGTGGAAGAATGCTTTTTATGAAACGAAATTGATCAATCAAATCGTGGACCTGATGTTGGAAGGCTTCAAGGACCCGAGAAGAGGCTTCCTTTCAgacgaaaagcaaaaaataatgatagaagtcttaaaatcatttaaagatCTCGACAAAATCATTCCGTCGGAACAGTTG gTGCACGAAGAAGCCACAACGCTGCTCCTGGAGggcttgaaaaattcttaCACTCCATTATTTGTCGAATTCTCGAAAGAGATAGACTCATTCGTCGAATATTTGGACAAAGCAATctcattttggaaaaatgaggaaaaactgTGCAGTCTGCTTTTTGACTCGgg ATCGGTAGAAAAACTGAAAGCTTCGTTCGCGGACAATTTGATTGAGCAGAAAGAGGATCGAATGTTGAGCGAATGCCAACTGTTTGTAGAGGAACGGCGCTACAAAGATTTTGCGTGTATCCACGCAAAAATAGAGCAGTTCTACCAAAAACCTAATACTCGACTGGTACcgattttccacaaatttttcaaaaaaatggcCTTTGAGAACTTATccagagagaaaaaggaggaagag GCGCTGGAggaaatgtgcaaaatgtACATGAAACACAGAAAGGAACTGGTCGAAAAGGATCTAGGGGACCACCCTTTGTTCGTAACAGCTCTGGAAGAAGCTTTAAAAGACGTGgcaaaccaaattaaatcgGATCCTAATGAATCTGCGAAAAGg ttggtGAATTTCTGTGTCTCTGTACTGCTGAGCAAAGAGCCTGAAGAAGAGGAATTGGACGTGAAACTGGACTTCACGCGAGTGCTGTACCAGAATTTGGAGAACAAAGATGTCTTTGAGAATTACTACTTGTTGCATCTTTCTAAACGACTGCTCACTGGAACCTCACGCACGATTGAACtggaggaaaaaattctttcaagaTTTGACGTAAGAGATTATTATCACTGA
- the LOC135937794 gene encoding cullin-2-like, producing MIKDFKASKNVTNLISDGGVDSTFMALRMCIWPVQLNEEKCKLPQEIGNLAQAYETYYKAAYESHKLTWHHFLSKGVMRINFLDRPYDASMNTIQMAILLLFQDADCLCVKEIQDSLCVSYGTLVSQLDCLLESGLITCDTELVLANSLISLNFNYSNELTELKIPHHVKGQNSPREEEDRVAEIINLDRKYFLEAAVVRVVKSCPRVNHGDLIEKVRAIAKARFSIEIPIVNKIIERLIEKEYISKTEDGLYEYIS from the exons ATGATCAAAGACTTCAAAGCTTccaaaaatgtcacaaatctgATTTCTGATGGAGGGGTGGACTCCACCTTCATGGCCCTGCgc ATGTGTATTTGGCCAGTTCAATTAAATGAGGAAAAGTGCAAACTGCCCCAAGAAATCGGAAATCTAGCGCAGGCGTACGAGACGTACTACAAAGCAGCCTACGAATCTCACAAACTCACTTGGCACCACTTCTTAAGCAAAG GTGTGATGAGGATCAACTTTTTGGACAGGCCGTACGACGCCTCCATGAACACCATTCAAATGGCCattttgctccttttccaAGACGCCGACTGCCTGTGCGTCAAGGAAATTCAAGACTCTCTCTGCGTTTCTTACGGAACTCTGGTCTCCCAACTCGATTGCCTGCTCGAAAGCGGCTTAATCACTTGCGACACCGAGCTGGTGCTCGCAAATAGCCTGATcagcttgaattttaattacagcaACGAGCTGACGGAACTCAAAATTCCGCATCATGTGAAAGGCCAGAATTCTCCGAGAGAAGAAGAGGACAGAGTAGCAGAAATCATTAACTTGGACCGCAAATATTTCTTAGAGGCAGCAGTCGTCCGCGTCGTGAAAAGCTGCCCCCGGGTCAATCACGGTGACCTTATTGAAAAG gtGCGAGCCATAGCGAAAGCGAGGTTTTCCATCGAAATTCCGATCGTGAACAAGATTATTGAGAGATTGATTGAAAAGGAATACATTTCCAAGACGGAGGATGGATTATATGAAtacatttcataa